The Prochlorococcus sp. MIT 1341 genomic interval AAGTGGACCGGTTTTAGTTCAGGCCCTTCCCTTAACCATTGCTCAAGAATTAGAGCAGCTGCTGCACTGTCTAGCGCACCACTACGATCTTTTTTTAAATTGAATTGTATGGAGGCAGACCAGCTACTGCTGTGTTCGTTCACCCATGCAACAGGAAGTTGGAGAGAATGAGCAATTCTTTTGCCCAATCTTTGGCATAAATAGGTTTGCTTTGTTGATAAACCTTTTGAGTCCATAGGCAAGCCAATTACAAGGCCTTCAACAAGGCGTATTTGACAATGTCTTTTGAGTATTTCTATATCGTGATCAAAGTTTCCTCTGTGGAGAGCTGGCAGGGGCTTGATAGTTATGCCAAGAGGATCACAGCCTGCCAATCCGATTCTTTTATGACCAATATCAATACTTAAAACTGACCGAGGAAAAGGCTTTTTTGTTTTCATCACCTTCTTTCTAGACTGGGAGTTGGAAGTTGAGGTTGCTGAGGTTGCAATCTCCCTAGCATCGATTCAAGAGCTCTTGATTGAGAAGTGAGTTTGCTTGTACTTTTTCGTCTCCAGAGACTTCTACCAAGAAGTATTTCCTCGTTAGATTTTTCCCATCCATATTTTTCTAATATTTCGTTTATCGGTAAGTCATTTGCTGTTGTTTCGAGTTGAAAATTACTTGTTTCTATAGGCAGTTTGCTGAGGATTGATGGGAGGATATTTGAAAGGCGATTGTCCCAGGCGAAATCTCTAAGTAGTTGAATGACTTCTTGAGGCTTAAACCCTGGTTGACTGATCAGTCCTGCTAAGGCATTAGTTGTGCCCTCTTTACGAGAAAGAAGCACACCACTGCATTCTTTTTTTTGATTGAGCAAGTCTCTCCAATGTCTATCTGAAATTTGTCGTAGGTGAGCAGAAAGATTTGTTTGTTCTAGAGACCAAAGGATTGGTGCATTCCGACGAGTCAGCTGTTGCCATTCATATTGTTCTGGAAGAGAAGAAATTGGGTAATTAATTTTATTTTTAATGTTTTTAGAGGGGTTCCAGTATTGAAAGAGTTTTAATGGTTGGAAGCCAAGCTCTCTTGCTATAGCTAACTGTTCATTATTATTTGCAGAACATCTGACAACCCAACTTTTTGAACGACTACTGTCGAACTCTAAGGCACTTTTAAAAAGTGCAAGATATATATCTCTCGAAGTATTTCTTTTTGGATTTTGGAGGATTTTAGGAAATGTTATTGACCAGCAAGTTCCTTTAATATTATATGGTTGAATAACTATATATCCGATTACTTTGTTCTCTTCCAGAGCAATTAAGCAAAAAGGGTTTCGTGATGGAAGCAGTTTTACAAAGCTATTCTCTGCAATGGCAAAAAAACTTCTTAAAAGCAATGCCTGCAACCAAGCAGAGTCTTTTGCTTGGTTGCAGGCATTAATCATTGGCAAGTGAGTAGCCCTAAGGGACTCAACTCGAAGGTTGCTGGCGCATTCTTCTCTCAAGCTAATCTCAAGATGCCTGTTCTTAATCTATCCATTATTGGTGGATTGGGTTAGGTCTTATTTTGATTTGGTCTTACTAAGACAATAGGGGTTTGCTGATTCGCATTTCCTGCAGGGTTGTTCTGGAGTGAAGATAGCAAAAGGCTTTTGTCACAATTTGAGCTTGAGGCTACAACTTTCACCCGCCCCAGGTCATTTACATCGACAATTGCCACTCTTGCTCCAAGTCTTTTGGAGGCTTCGTCGCATATTTCTTTGGATCGTTTTGGACCTAGCACGATTGTCTGGTCATAAGGAGGTGTTGTGCCAGTAATATCATCAATAAGTCTCGCTTGTTCCCCTGCAAGTCGATAGAAGCCACCTTTTATTCCTATTAGTTTCATTCCTGCTCCTAGGCTCCAGGCAATAATTACTCGAGTAGGACCAACGAGGTCAATAAGGGTTTGAAGCCCACAAGCAGTAGCAAGACTGCTTGTGGGATGAAATGCCTTGCATAATATTTTTGCAATCCCGCTTGGATTAATTGTACTTGGGTGTAAATATCTCCCCTGCATTACAGCTAAGGGTGTTTCTCCAATGGTAATAATGTCATCAGGTTTACGAATGTTTTTCGTGTATTGATCAAGAACCTCTGAACAATTATCAAGCATGCCTAGTAAATGAGTTTTTACTGGCAATAATGAATAGCCTTTCCCTTCGATAAAATTTGCCTCTGATGAAGTGAGGGGTTTTGGCCTCTTTATAGAAACAATAAAACAATTATGGCATTTTATCCGTCCAAAAGGTCCATAATTTATCCAGTTAATTTCCACCCAGATGTTATCAGGTGAATTACCTTTGTTATTAGAATGCTGCACATTTAGTTCAATATCTAGTTCGATTTCTGTTTCTTTTTTGCTTTTTACAATGTATGCAAACCAATAGCCATCTTCCCTTGATTTCTCGTCAGGGTGCCAGGGTATAATGCTTATTTTTGATTTAATTCCATCTAAATCTTTATTTCCTAGCAAGGTTACTTTTGCTTTAAGCTCTGGAACCATTACTTCCATTTTGGGGTCAGGATTTATAATCTTAATTCTTCCATTTAGATTAATATGATCAGTCTCAGTGGTAATTCGCCAGCTAAAAGGTTTTAGTAAGAGTGGTGATTTAGGCCTGAGACTATGATGAGTTTCAATACACACAATAAGCAAACATAATATTAGTAATAGGACGCTAATTAAACTCATTTGTATATGGTTTTGGTGGGTTAATTAAGAATAGTTTAATGGAATCGATGATTGCCTTTGGAGGTGATTGAGCGGACGTCACAAGAGAGTTACTGCTGTTCTTTTTCGACAGATGGCTCACTATTATATTCATTAAAACTCTTTATTTTTACAGAATAAGATGGTTTTTCTAATCCTGTCGCTTCGCTTATTGCTTCGTTGATTGTTTCTAGAGATATTTGGCCTTCTTGGTCGAGCTTTACATTTCCTTGACCATCAATAACAACTACTTGAGGGATTCGACCATGCCAATAATAGGAAGGCTTTCTAGGGTCGTCATTGGGTTGATTTTGCAGTTCATCAGTTGTTAGAGGTATTAGTTCTATTGCTCCACTCCAGATAAGTTTTAAAGCTGAAACGGAAGGTGCAAATGCTTTGCTATCAGCACTATCATCTAAGTAGTAAACGATCACACTGGTTCGTTTTTTGTCTAGGGCTTCCGATAAAGTATTAGTTGGTGGGACTAAAGAACCGTTCCCAGCATATATGGGGAAAATATTCCCATCATAACTATTGGTATCTCTAGCAGCGTATGCTGGCACGACATTAACAATTAGTGCTAATAATATTGAGAGGATTGTCTTAAGAAGTTTGGTCATTAGTCTTGGTTTAGTGAAAGTTGAAACGTAGTTTATGTTTATGAGCTTCTAGTCAAGCTTCGACCCATGCCTTGGGCTATTCCTCGCCCAACCAGTCCTATAGCTCTTCCCACTACTTGGGTAAGTATGATCACCATTAAATCTCCAAAATGTTTGACAACTGACTGAATTTGTGGTGCAAGTGCATCGCGTGTCTCAACTATTAAGGCAACTTGTTGCTGCCACCATCCTAGCTGGCGTAGTTCTTCATCACGTGGTTCAGTAAGCATAAGGGGTTGAATGCTTTTGTTTAAGAATCTAAAAAGAAGCCGCTTGCTTTCATACAGTCTTATGGGCCTTTGAATTAGGTTTTGCCACCTTGCTTGACTGTTTAGTTGATTGCGAAACCTTTCCAATTCTCTTGTTGAAATAAGTTGTTGGCAAAGCATATGTCTCCTTAGTTCAGGCCATTCTCCACAGGCATCTAATATTTCCGCACTTATAAGTTCTGCTGTACGTATAAGCCAGTTACTTGTGAGTATTTCAAGTTGCATTACAGCACGAGGGTCGTCAGCTGGTAGAAGCTGTCCATCTACTAATACAGGTTTATTGAGAAGCAGAGGGGCAAGCATTCGACTTGGTTCAGGTAACTCTTCATCGCTTTCAGACAGATCGGTTATACGTAATAGTTGCTCTCCAAGAGGTTTCAGCTCATTACCTTTGGTGATTTGCAAGTAGCTCCCAATCATTTTGCGGATCGATTGCTGACGAATTTCAATTTGTATATTGCTCCATATTTGTTCGATAGATTGATCTGATTTATTGCCATCCATAAGCTTCTGCATGACTTTATGAAGCTGATTTAATAAGGCAACAAGAAGGTCTTTTTGACGTGAGAGGTTCAAGGATTCTATGGCCAGAATTGTACCTGTTGAGTTCGTAATCTGTTCTTCTAAAACAGCTTGAAGTCTTTCATTTATCGCTTTCCAAACTGCAATTGAGTTGCGTTCTTTAAGGGTGATGTTAGTGCCGTATCTGTTGTTAGATTCGTCTGCATTCGTTAATTGCTTGGCTCCAGACACATTGATATTTGAACTGTTTGGTTCGTGAATTGGTCCCCATAGCCATAAAACAAGTGACTTTGCGCTTTGAAGCTCTCTTCTTCGTCCTTCAATGACGAGAATAGCTAATTTATTCGATGTCTTGTGGTTGAGGATGTCTTCTATATGCTTTAGATCAGTGTTGATTTGCTTTAATGCTGTTCTAAGTAGCCAATGACTTAGCCCAAGAGGCATGCTGCGTGGAACAGCTATTGAGTTTGCGTTATCCTTAAGTCTTACAACTCTTCCACCTTGCAATAAAGTTTTAATAGCTTCTTTAAGTGTTTTTAGGTCAGGGGCTTGTAGTAGTCCAGGTGAATCTAATTTCAGCAATTCCATAGCACTTATACGTACTTTCTCTGGGAGAAGCACAAGTACAGGCGAAGGTTCCCAATGTGCTTGAAGTTTTTTTAGCTCAATTTCTATTGTGGTTAGAGTCTCTAGGGTTTCTATTGACCAAATGACTAAGGAAGGATACTTGTTAAGTTGGCCACTTTTCGTAAAAACCTCTACATCAAGATCTGATTGGGTTAGCTGCAATGCCAAAGATTCACCAAGCAAATCAGAGGCTAGTAAAAGAATTTGATTTGAGCTGCTGTTAGCCAAGTCTGTGAGAGCAAAACTTCTTTAATACAAACTTAACTACTAAAATACTAAATCTCCAGTCCATATGTTTTTTTTGGTGATAGATCATTCTCTATATCCGGACCATCCGATAAGAAATTTGCTGTGATCAGCTAAATATCTACGTCGAATAGCCTTTTATTAAAATTTTATTGATTAATCTTTTGGAAACTGGGAAATACTTCAATATTATTCAAATTTTTAAATCATAGCTTAAACCAATACAAGAGAAAATTTCTGGCCATTTTGTTGATATAAGCTTTCAGAGCAGCTTTTCATGCGAATGAGTTTAGGCCTTGTGGGAAGTCTTGAAGTTTATTTTCCCCAAGAGCTTTTTTGGCTTCTTTCAAGTCAACCCTTCCATCATAAAGTGCTCTTCCAACAATTACACCTGTAACTCCAAGTGCTTCAAGGCTAAGTAATGAGAGTAGATCGCTCATGGACCCAACTCCTCCAGAGGCAATAACTGGTTTTTTTGAGACGTTGGCAATTGATCTCATGGCTTTAAGGTTTGGGCCCTTAAGTGTGCCATCCGTTTCTATATCCGTAGTGATGATTGAAGCTATGTCTGAATCATTAAAATATTTTGCTAGTTCAGTTGCTAAAACATTACTCTCGTTTAGCCATCCTTGAGTGGCTACCTTTCCTTTTTTTGAATCTATACCGACTATTATCCGTTCGGGATGTTTTTTGGCTAATGATTTAATCGATTGGGGCTTATCAATAGCTAAGGTCCCCAAAATTATTTTATCAAGACCCAGGTCTATTAGCGCTTCGGCTCTTTCGACTGAGCGGATACCACCTCCTATTTGGACTGGTATCTCTAGTGCTGATGCGATTTTCTTGATGGATGAGTCATTTACAGGCTTCCCACTCCTTGCTCCATCGAGATCCACCAGGTGAAGTCTTGAGGCACCTTGTTTTTGCCATGACAAAGCTTGTGCTACTGGATCTTTATTGAATTGCGTGACCCTTTCATAGTTTCCTTGATTTAGACGAACACAGGTTCCATTAAGCAAATCAATGGCTGGAATGATTTCCATAGGAGTGGCTTTAAATTACTTTTTTTCATCTTGGACTAGATGACTAGCTTAGGAGTAGCCGGTGACGCGCTTCAATAGTCAGACTTAATAAAGTCAAGCTTGTGAAGATTTTGATTATGGGAGGCACCCGTTTTGTGGGTAAGGCCTTATTACTGAAGCTTCAATCCGATGGACATGATCTGACTGTGTTTACCAGAGGCCGCAATCCTGTCCCTGGAAAGGTTGAACATCTCATTGGAGATAGACAAATTGAAGAGGATTTAAATCCTCTTATAGGAAAGCATTTTGACGTCATTGTTGATAGTTCTGGCAGAACTCTTCCTGATACCAGAAATGTTTTAGAAAGAACTGGCTCACCAACGCATCGTTTTCTTTATGTAAGTTCTGCTGGGGTATATCAAGATTCAGATTACTTACCTTTGCGAGAAGATAGCCCAATAGACTCATTAAGTAGGCACATAGGAAAGGCTCATACAGAGGAATGGCTGATCAAAGAGGGAGTACCCTTTACAAGTTTTCGCCCAACATATATATATGGACCAGGGAATTACAACTCAATCGAAAGGTGGTTTTTCGATAGAATTATTTCTGGAAGAGTAATTCCTTTGCCCTATGAAGGTTCCAACTTAACGCATTTAGGTCACGTTGATGACTTGGCAGATGCAATGGCTCGAAGCCTTGTTAATGAGAGCTCGGTTAATCAAATATTTAATTGTTCCGGTCCTAAGGGAGTTACATTTTTGGGAGTTGTAAAAGCTGCAGCACTGGCTTGTGGTAAGAACCCAGAAGATATACAAATTAGAAGGTTTGACCCTTATAAAATAGATCCAAAGGGGCGTAAGTCCTTCCCCTTAAGGTTAACAAACTTCTTAGTTGATACCACTAAAATTGAAAAACTTTTAGAATGGAAACCAAAATATGATTTAATTTCTGGATTACGAGATAGTTATATAAATGATTACTTAATTAACCCAACTGTAGATCCTGACTTTGCTAAAGATGAGCAACTTACTCCCTTTTGAGATAATGAATAGCTGAAAAATAGGCAAAGAATAAGGACAACCAAAAGAAAATCAATGCTGTTTGTATGAAGAGTTGATGCAGCTCCTCATTTCCCAAAAATGATGGCCATAATATGAGATATATAGTTGAAAACTGAAGAATTGTCTTCAGTTTTCCTAGATTTGATGCGGGACCTCCGCTAGGAAGATCTGATCGCCAGCATGAGATAAATACCTCTCTCATTATTAATAAATATACTCCCCAAATTGGTAATACTGATTCTTTTGCAAACCAAAGAAAAATACCTGCTATAAGAACTTTGTCCGCAAGTGGATCCATTTGTGCTCCCCAAGAACTGCCTCCCCCTGAAAATCTTGCCAGCCAGCCGTCTGCAAGATCACTTAGGGAGGCCAGGACCAATATTAAGAATCCAATGAACTGATTACCAGTTGACAGTGAAATAAGAATAGGGATTACAAGGAGAGCCCTCGTAATAGTTAGTGCATTTGCAAGTTTTCTTGCCTTTGTTTTTTGTTTATGGGTAGGTTTTGGATTCAATGAAACTTCTCGCAGAGTTGATCTAATTCGATTCTCATTAAAGCGTTTGATTCTATTTGTTCAGTGTAGCAAAACTTGTTCGAAATCTATTTAAGCTCTTGCCTTAAAATCTTTATTATGGGATCAATCCATGACTCCGCAATTCTATTGAAACCTGCTAGTGCACGATCTAATAAAATTCCTAACCATTGTTTAGAACAATCTTTGATTGTAATGCAATTTTTTTCTTTATCAGAAGTACTAGGCTGGCCGGATAAATTGCTGACCCATTGTTCGTACTTTTTGTTGCCAAATAAAAATCTTGAAATACTGTCTAACCGAAAAAGATCAGTACGCAATGAAAACTCTTTTCTTTGTATGCGAATCATATAGGGAGTTTGAAAATTGGAAATCGCTAATGAGCTGTTCCAGTTTAGGTCTTCTGCTGTGAACTTTTTTCTTGATGGAACAATTAGTCGGCTTTTTGAACCATGGTCCGGTAGATAGGCAGTAAGAAGATTTCTACGTCTTCCAAGCTCTTTTGTTTGTTCATAAGTCAATCCTGTTTTACTCATTAGGATTTCTATTCGGCCATCTCTTCTTAACCCATAAATTACTCTTATTCTTGGGAGGTAATATCTAATTCTCTGGCTAATTGATACATGGTACCCACCTTTATAATTGCTTGGTGCTTCTTGCAAGTCGTTATAGATGCTATGTAAACCACCTATAAATATTTTATATTTTTTTATTCTCTTTTTAGTAAGTTCGCCATAACCAAAGTCCACAACTCCATTATACTTTACTCCTATAAAGGCACGCTGCAATGATGCTGCTCGATTTCTACTGAGCAGAATTTTTTCATTAAATTTTAAGTCACCCAAGTGATATATTACTACATTATTTGATTTATTGATATCAGTTTCGTACATTGGTCCGGAAACATAAGCTAAAGCAGACATATCCTCATATGCCTGTTGTTCCATCCTCCACCCTTCTAGAAGACTAAATTGTACTTTTCTTGAATCTAGATCTATAACATAAAAGTCTTTGTTATCCTTATAGCGCAAGGTAGTTCTTTCTTCTTTGTCAGGATTTTTTGATCCTTGTATAGAAATAGATGGTTGGATTGGAGTGGGCGATGTTCCTAGAACAACGAGACTCACAAAGGTGCCTATAGGAAGGCCGAGAATAAAAAGCCATCTTTTTTTACTTAAGAGTTCGATGGAATTGCAGAACACAGCTTTTTTCTATCTTTCAATGGAGACATACTCCGTTGGGTTTGAAAGATGACTTTTAACCCTAATGGAGCTATTTGTAGGGCGATGCTTTTGGATACTCATATTTACAATTTTTTGTTATCTAAATATTGAGTTAATTGATTTAGGCTTCGGGTCTGAAATAACATATGTCTATTCTAATCTAAATTTCGACAAGTTATGACCGTTTTTTTATTGCTTGTGCTCCTCGGATCCCTTGTCTCCATGCTTTTCATCGTTCAACGACTTGAAAAGAAATAGCCTATATGATCACTCTTTTAGATTTCGACTTAGTTTAGATATTTATGCCTTCTAATTCCATCCTCTATTAAAAATGAAGCAAGGCTGCTACAACTTCGTTTTTCTTTGATTGCATGATACTTTAATTTATTCATGATACCTACAGGTAGGGTAAGGTTTAATCTTTCTGACTCTGCCGCTTCTGCTACTTCAGAAGTGCTGTAAGTCTTATGAAGAGATTTTTGTTGTTTTTGTAGCTCTTCAATTAACTCTTGAATTAATGACACGTTTGGTATGCACTACTAACCAACATAGCCTTTTAGACATAGCCCGTATTTAAATACAACATGGCCTCAGAGAGGAATTCCTTCTATTAAATATCAGACTTTCTTATAAGGTCTATCCCCTAATCTATATGCCCATAACAAAAACTTTATGGAATCTTTGCCACTACAACTGAGTCCTGGTTGTGATCTCCGAGGTAGCCTTGAGGACCTTGGTCGTCAATACAAAGAAAATGGTTTTGTACTGGGTGTGGTAGGGAACCTATCTAGAGCTGCATTTCAATGCCCAGGCAATCCAGAACCGACAATCCTTGAAGGCAACCTTGAGATAATTACGCTTAATGGGACGGTTTCACCTAGTGGTGTACATCTCCATTTAAGTATTTCTGATGGAGCCTGTCAGGTTTGGGGTGGGCATTTGGAACCAGGTAGTTTGGTCTTGAAAGGGGCAGATATTTTAGTGGGTTTTCATACAAGTAATTTTGCTATAGCGCCATCTCTAGATTCACCCTATGAGACAAAATCTCCAAGGTTAAGGATTGCAGTAATCGCTGGCTGCCCATGGTCAGCTAGGGCCTTACGGCTTTTGAGACCTTTAGGCATCCCTTTCTCGATAGAGACTATTGAGGAGCAAGTTGACTTTGAAAAATTAAGACAAATCACTAAATCAGAAACATTTCCGCAAATATTCATCGATGATAATTTTATTGGTGGTTATGAAGCCTTAGTCGAAATTCATGGTTCTGGAAAATTAGAGGACCTTAGATGAAATCCGACAAGGAACTGGAAGCAGCAACAAGTTTCTGGAATGAAAAACCTTGGTGGTGCAGGCCTTGGAGCATTGTAATTACTGGTTTGATCATAGTTGCAATAAGTTGGGCATACTTTTATCCTTTCATAACTGTTTTATGTATTATTACTGTAATTATTTGGTGGTTATTGTTTCTTAAAATAGTTCCAGAGCAATATCTTCTTTCAAATAAGTTAAATGATGATAAATAAGAATTCACTGTAGTTAGTTAATGATTACAGAAAAAGTGAATGAAGACATTGTTTCAAATCTGTTCTTTTTCACAAATTTACTATTTAGTCGTCAATATGTGATCAGCAGTTTCTTTCTTGTTGTCAGAATCTTTTCCTGAACCTCTAAAAAGGAAATCTTTCCTAACTATCAAACCATTAGAGGCAGCGGATATCCCTTTGGTTACAGAATGGGCGAGGCAAGAGGGGTTTGCCCCGGGAAATGGAGACGTGGGTATTTATCAACATACTGATAGGCAGGGCCTTTGGGTTGGGTGGCTTGGGGAAAAGCCAATAGGTTGTATAGCTGGTGTTCGATATAACTCAGAGTATGGATTTCTTGGATTGTTTCTTGTTATCCCAGAGGAGAGAGGGCATGGATATGGCGTACAGCTTTGGCAACATGCCCTAGAGCATTTAGCAGACCTTCCTTGTATAGGTCTTGAGGCTGCACTCAATCGTATTGATGATTATAAAAAATGGGATTTCTCAGTATCTTCATCAACCACACGTTGGCAATGGTTCGGTGATGGGGCAGGTGCCTCGAAAACTCCCTATAACTATGACGAACAACATGGGGAGTTGAAACTTCTTTCTGGTCAATCTATTCCACCAAGCTCTGTCCAGGCTTATGACGCTATGCGTGAGCCAAGCCCCAGGCCTCACTTCATAGCAGATTGGATTAAACATCCAGCAGGAACAGTTATGGCACTTGTTGATAGCAATGGATGTTGTCATGGCTTTGGAAGGATTCGGCCATGTTTACTTACTAAAGGAGAAGGTTGGCGAATAGGTCCTCTTCTGGCGAATTCTCAGGATTTGGCAGAAATTTTATTGAATAGTTTGATTAGACGCCATCCGGGAGCAGTTCTTTTAGATGCTCCAGGGTCTAATCCTTTGGCAGATCAACTTTTTGAAAGATTAGGTTTTAAAGCCTTGTCAACAACGGTACGTATGTATCGCGGCCAGCAGCCTCCTATTTCTATGAAAGATGTTTATGGGTTAGCTTGTCTTGAACTTGGCTAGAGTATTTAAAAAAAAATTTTTTAAATAAGGTCTCTATCAAGCAAGTACATAATTTTCATTTGATTTTTTCTCTAAGGCTTTGCTTCTCTTGAAGAAGCTCATTCTCAAG includes:
- a CDS encoding CDP-alcohol phosphatidyltransferase family protein, whose protein sequence is MNPKPTHKQKTKARKLANALTITRALLVIPILISLSTGNQFIGFLILVLASLSDLADGWLARFSGGGSSWGAQMDPLADKVLIAGIFLWFAKESVLPIWGVYLLIMREVFISCWRSDLPSGGPASNLGKLKTILQFSTIYLILWPSFLGNEELHQLFIQTALIFFWLSLFFAYFSAIHYLKRE
- a CDS encoding GNAT family N-acetyltransferase, whose amino-acid sequence is MSESFPEPLKRKSFLTIKPLEAADIPLVTEWARQEGFAPGNGDVGIYQHTDRQGLWVGWLGEKPIGCIAGVRYNSEYGFLGLFLVIPEERGHGYGVQLWQHALEHLADLPCIGLEAALNRIDDYKKWDFSVSSSTTRWQWFGDGAGASKTPYNYDEQHGELKLLSGQSIPPSSVQAYDAMREPSPRPHFIADWIKHPAGTVMALVDSNGCCHGFGRIRPCLLTKGEGWRIGPLLANSQDLAEILLNSLIRRHPGAVLLDAPGSNPLADQLFERLGFKALSTTVRMYRGQQPPISMKDVYGLACLELG
- a CDS encoding NAD-dependent epimerase/dehydratase family protein; this translates as MGGTRFVGKALLLKLQSDGHDLTVFTRGRNPVPGKVEHLIGDRQIEEDLNPLIGKHFDVIVDSSGRTLPDTRNVLERTGSPTHRFLYVSSAGVYQDSDYLPLREDSPIDSLSRHIGKAHTEEWLIKEGVPFTSFRPTYIYGPGNYNSIERWFFDRIISGRVIPLPYEGSNLTHLGHVDDLADAMARSLVNESSVNQIFNCSGPKGVTFLGVVKAAALACGKNPEDIQIRRFDPYKIDPKGRKSFPLRLTNFLVDTTKIEKLLEWKPKYDLISGLRDSYINDYLINPTVDPDFAKDEQLTPF
- a CDS encoding ribbon-helix-helix domain-containing protein, whose protein sequence is MSLIQELIEELQKQQKSLHKTYSTSEVAEAAESERLNLTLPVGIMNKLKYHAIKEKRSCSSLASFLIEDGIRRHKYLN
- a CDS encoding PCC domain-containing protein, which produces MESLPLQLSPGCDLRGSLEDLGRQYKENGFVLGVVGNLSRAAFQCPGNPEPTILEGNLEIITLNGTVSPSGVHLHLSISDGACQVWGGHLEPGSLVLKGADILVGFHTSNFAIAPSLDSPYETKSPRLRIAVIAGCPWSARALRLLRPLGIPFSIETIEEQVDFEKLRQITKSETFPQIFIDDNFIGGYEALVEIHGSGKLEDLR
- a CDS encoding thylakoid membrane photosystem I accumulation factor → MTKLLKTILSILLALIVNVVPAYAARDTNSYDGNIFPIYAGNGSLVPPTNTLSEALDKKRTSVIVYYLDDSADSKAFAPSVSALKLIWSGAIELIPLTTDELQNQPNDDPRKPSYYWHGRIPQVVVIDGQGNVKLDQEGQISLETINEAISEATGLEKPSYSVKIKSFNEYNSEPSVEKEQQ
- a CDS encoding DUF6737 family protein, which produces MKSDKELEAATSFWNEKPWWCRPWSIVITGLIIVAISWAYFYPFITVLCIITVIIWWLLFLKIVPEQYLLSNKLNDDK
- the ruvX gene encoding Holliday junction resolvase RuvX, coding for MKTKKPFPRSVLSIDIGHKRIGLAGCDPLGITIKPLPALHRGNFDHDIEILKRHCQIRLVEGLVIGLPMDSKGLSTKQTYLCQRLGKRIAHSLQLPVAWVNEHSSSWSASIQFNLKKDRSGALDSAAAALILEQWLREGPELKPVHLTVTVDSKVVGNSGL
- a CDS encoding DUF3685 domain-containing protein, producing the protein MANSSSNQILLLASDLLGESLALQLTQSDLDVEVFTKSGQLNKYPSLVIWSIETLETLTTIEIELKKLQAHWEPSPVLVLLPEKVRISAMELLKLDSPGLLQAPDLKTLKEAIKTLLQGGRVVRLKDNANSIAVPRSMPLGLSHWLLRTALKQINTDLKHIEDILNHKTSNKLAILVIEGRRRELQSAKSLVLWLWGPIHEPNSSNINVSGAKQLTNADESNNRYGTNITLKERNSIAVWKAINERLQAVLEEQITNSTGTILAIESLNLSRQKDLLVALLNQLHKVMQKLMDGNKSDQSIEQIWSNIQIEIRQQSIRKMIGSYLQITKGNELKPLGEQLLRITDLSESDEELPEPSRMLAPLLLNKPVLVDGQLLPADDPRAVMQLEILTSNWLIRTAELISAEILDACGEWPELRRHMLCQQLISTRELERFRNQLNSQARWQNLIQRPIRLYESKRLLFRFLNKSIQPLMLTEPRDEELRQLGWWQQQVALIVETRDALAPQIQSVVKHFGDLMVIILTQVVGRAIGLVGRGIAQGMGRSLTRSS
- a CDS encoding F420-0:Gamma-glutamyl ligase; the protein is MSLISVLLLILCLLIVCIETHHSLRPKSPLLLKPFSWRITTETDHINLNGRIKIINPDPKMEVMVPELKAKVTLLGNKDLDGIKSKISIIPWHPDEKSREDGYWFAYIVKSKKETEIELDIELNVQHSNNKGNSPDNIWVEINWINYGPFGRIKCHNCFIVSIKRPKPLTSSEANFIEGKGYSLLPVKTHLLGMLDNCSEVLDQYTKNIRKPDDIITIGETPLAVMQGRYLHPSTINPSGIAKILCKAFHPTSSLATACGLQTLIDLVGPTRVIIAWSLGAGMKLIGIKGGFYRLAGEQARLIDDITGTTPPYDQTIVLGPKRSKEICDEASKRLGARVAIVDVNDLGRVKVVASSSNCDKSLLLSSLQNNPAGNANQQTPIVLVRPNQNKT
- the hisA gene encoding 1-(5-phosphoribosyl)-5-[(5-phosphoribosylamino)methylideneamino]imidazole-4-carboxamide isomerase, whose translation is MEIIPAIDLLNGTCVRLNQGNYERVTQFNKDPVAQALSWQKQGASRLHLVDLDGARSGKPVNDSSIKKIASALEIPVQIGGGIRSVERAEALIDLGLDKIILGTLAIDKPQSIKSLAKKHPERIIVGIDSKKGKVATQGWLNESNVLATELAKYFNDSDIASIITTDIETDGTLKGPNLKAMRSIANVSKKPVIASGGVGSMSDLLSLLSLEALGVTGVIVGRALYDGRVDLKEAKKALGENKLQDFPQGLNSFA